The Bacillota bacterium genome includes a window with the following:
- the ytfJ gene encoding sporulation protein YtfJ has translation MEENHPIEGLMETAMESLKAMVDVNTILGDPVETPDGNVIVPVSRVSFGFAAGGTEFQGQNDNSGGELPFGGGSGGGISLNPVAFLVVGNNEVRLLPVDNTAIYDRLVDMIPKVIDQIRGTADQKQFEI, from the coding sequence ATGGAAGAGAATCATCCGATTGAAGGTCTGATGGAAACCGCAATGGAAAGCCTCAAAGCAATGGTTGATGTTAATACAATTTTGGGTGATCCGGTTGAGACCCCAGATGGGAATGTGATCGTTCCGGTGAGCAGAGTCAGCTTTGGCTTTGCAGCCGGGGGAACAGAATTTCAAGGCCAGAACGACAATTCCGGCGGTGAACTGCCTTTTGGCGGCGGCAGCGGCGGCGGGATTTCGTTAAATCCGGTAGCCTTTCTTGTGGTAGGCAATAATGAAGTGCGCCTACTGCCGGTGGACAATACTGCCATCTATGACCGCTTAGTAGACATGATCCCAAAAGTAATCGATCAGATTCGGGGTACTGCTGACCAGAAACAATTTGAAATCTAA
- a CDS encoding site-2 protease family protein, which translates to MGLGMHLQQLNLEQLVFRVIAALFAISVHELAHGAVAYKLGDPTPKAQGRLTLNPLKHLDPIGILMLVFFRVGWARPVQINPLYFKNRRRDEILTAVAGPLANITVAWILNLLSVFVLRLPVNGQTWYLLYTLLVINFQINIWLAAFNLVPLPPLDGSRILGNLLPLIWRIKYERIAPYAPLILILGVWTGLLMWVVSPIANFLIWIIQVLSL; encoded by the coding sequence ATGGGTTTGGGAATGCATTTACAACAGCTTAATTTGGAACAGCTGGTTTTCCGTGTTATTGCAGCTTTGTTTGCCATATCGGTTCACGAGCTAGCTCACGGTGCAGTGGCGTACAAGCTTGGCGATCCTACTCCTAAAGCGCAGGGAAGATTGACTCTCAATCCCCTCAAGCATCTCGATCCAATTGGAATTCTGATGTTGGTTTTTTTCAGAGTTGGCTGGGCCAGGCCGGTGCAGATCAATCCCCTGTATTTTAAGAATCGCCGCAGAGATGAAATTTTAACGGCGGTTGCCGGTCCATTGGCCAATATTACTGTAGCGTGGATCTTAAATCTCCTCAGCGTCTTTGTACTGCGTCTTCCTGTCAACGGCCAGACATGGTATCTTTTGTATACGCTTTTAGTGATCAATTTCCAGATCAACATCTGGTTAGCGGCCTTTAATCTGGTACCTCTGCCGCCTCTGGATGGTTCGAGGATCCTTGGCAACCTGCTGCCGTTAATATGGCGGATTAAGTATGAGCGCATTGCCCCTTACGCACCGCTGATCCTGATTCTGGGGGTTTGGACCGGTTTGCTGATGTGGGTTGTCAGTCCGATTGCCAATTTTTTGATTTGGATCATCCAAGTGCTTTCATTATAG
- a CDS encoding DUF2953 domain-containing protein translates to MLLGLFLLAGALCAALLLLPFYLELEYLLHQTNGSWKIIFWIWKLPIAVRVSHLERLGTRWLTEANIQVPKASRDVFTVTSLEKLKRLLSTPLPRAIKFGSKLALFLLREIEKLEVKLRYSTGEAALTGISAGAAWGLISIALSIIGSRVRFLHQPQIQIKPVFGPIQFECWFHCIFKIRLGHIIVKYIKQQLKLGKGGCRYGRESSD, encoded by the coding sequence ATGCTGCTCGGTCTTTTTTTATTGGCAGGTGCGCTGTGCGCGGCCCTGCTCCTGCTGCCCTTTTACTTAGAACTGGAATACCTTCTGCATCAGACAAATGGAAGCTGGAAGATAATCTTTTGGATTTGGAAACTGCCGATTGCAGTGCGGGTATCACATCTTGAGCGGCTCGGAACCCGCTGGCTGACAGAGGCAAATATTCAAGTTCCCAAGGCTTCCCGGGATGTTTTTACGGTCACATCCCTTGAAAAACTGAAAAGGCTGCTCAGTACCCCGCTGCCGCGGGCAATTAAGTTCGGATCGAAACTCGCTTTGTTTTTGTTAAGAGAAATCGAGAAATTAGAAGTTAAACTGCGATACAGTACTGGAGAAGCTGCCCTGACCGGTATTTCTGCCGGCGCGGCTTGGGGACTGATCTCGATTGCGCTGAGTATTATCGGCAGCCGCGTGAGGTTTCTCCATCAACCTCAGATTCAGATTAAACCCGTATTTGGACCGATTCAATTCGAATGCTGGTTTCACTGTATATTTAAGATCCGTCTCGGTCACATTATTGTTAAGTACATCAAACAACAACTGAAGCTGGGGAAAGGAGGCTGCAGATATGGAAGAGAATCATCCGATTGA
- a CDS encoding 2-hydroxyglutaryl-CoA dehydratase, with product MPNGQKGDRNLENHSVYLGVDVGSVSTNLVVLDASSLEVISKIYCRTQGRPIQALQKAVEQIAKQGSWQVVGVGTTGSARQLAGVMLGADVVKNEITAHALAALHQEPDVQTIIEIGGQDSKIIILRDQVVTDFAMNTVCAAGTGSFLDQQAGRLNIPIEKFGDIALQSRSPVRIAGRCTVFAESDMIHKQQLGHGIADILAGLCDAMVRNYLNNVGKGKEIKEKILFQGGVAANKGMRRALQEALNAEVLVPAHFDVMGAIGAALLAHEQISRGSQTNFYGFQMVDSVFENRSWICQDCANHCEIVDILRDGQIIASWGSRCGKVQSGMESSSRLAIS from the coding sequence ATGCCAAACGGGCAGAAGGGGGACAGGAACTTGGAAAACCACTCAGTTTATCTCGGCGTTGACGTTGGATCGGTCAGCACTAATCTCGTGGTTTTGGATGCATCCAGCTTGGAGGTAATCAGCAAGATTTACTGCCGAACCCAAGGACGTCCAATTCAAGCGCTCCAGAAAGCTGTAGAGCAGATTGCGAAGCAGGGCTCCTGGCAGGTTGTTGGTGTCGGAACTACCGGAAGCGCTCGCCAGTTAGCCGGAGTGATGCTGGGGGCGGATGTAGTAAAAAATGAGATCACAGCTCACGCCCTTGCAGCTCTCCATCAAGAACCGGATGTCCAGACCATTATCGAGATTGGGGGACAGGATTCAAAAATAATCATTCTGCGGGACCAAGTGGTTACAGATTTTGCCATGAATACAGTCTGCGCTGCGGGTACAGGTTCCTTTCTCGACCAGCAGGCAGGTCGCCTTAATATTCCCATTGAGAAATTTGGTGATATTGCCCTTCAAAGCCGCAGCCCGGTGCGGATTGCCGGCCGGTGTACTGTTTTTGCAGAATCGGATATGATTCACAAACAGCAGCTCGGGCACGGTATTGCGGATATTCTTGCTGGTCTCTGTGATGCGATGGTCCGCAATTACCTGAATAATGTCGGTAAGGGCAAGGAAATAAAGGAGAAGATACTCTTTCAAGGTGGTGTAGCAGCCAATAAAGGGATGCGCCGCGCTCTTCAGGAGGCCTTAAACGCAGAAGTGCTTGTTCCTGCTCACTTTGATGTAATGGGAGCTATTGGAGCTGCGCTTTTAGCTCATGAACAGATCAGCAGAGGCAGTCAGACAAACTTCTATGGTTTTCAAATGGTTGACAGTGTGTTCGAAAACCGCAGCTGGATCTGCCAAGATTGTGCCAATCACTGTGAAATTGTCGATATCCTGCGCGACGGTCAGATCATTGCCAGCTGGGGATCGCGATGTGGCAAGGTCCAAAGCGGCATGGAATCAAGCTCTCGTCTTGCTATCTCTTAA
- a CDS encoding phage holin family protein: MDWLSAVVRFVVSALVLMAVGFVLPGFSMMGFWNALLAAVVIAAIGWVIEATLGRRVSPYSRGIVGFLVSAVVIWTVQFIVPEMEVTLIGALLAAFVIGIIDMFVPTTVR, encoded by the coding sequence ATGGATTGGCTGAGTGCTGTCGTCCGTTTTGTTGTTTCAGCACTCGTACTGATGGCGGTTGGCTTTGTCCTTCCGGGATTCAGCATGATGGGATTTTGGAACGCCTTATTAGCCGCAGTTGTAATCGCTGCTATCGGTTGGGTGATTGAAGCGACACTCGGCAGGCGAGTTTCGCCATACAGCAGGGGCATTGTCGGTTTCTTAGTCTCCGCTGTAGTAATCTGGACAGTCCAATTCATAGTGCCTGAAATGGAAGTTACGCTCATCGGTGCGCTATTGGCAGCATTTGTCATCGGCATAATTGACATGTTTGTTCCGACAACAGTACGATAA
- the lysA gene encoding diaminopimelate decarboxylase: MNFWTEHINQAGHLVIGGCDLVDLASQYGTPFYLLDEERLVSNINRYKQAFSKLPNCEIIYAGKALLTVGIARFMANQGLSLDVVSGGELYIALQAGFPPERIYFHGNNKSPAELESALQAGVGRIVVDNLYELEVLSGLAEKLGRKADILLRIIPGVEAHTHTYIQTGQLDSKFGISIAHNQAVDAVKKAAAAPNLNLRGLHCHIGSQIFELESYAKTVEVMVGLMAEAAKLGIRLSELDLGGGLGIKYVPEDHPASVQALGDLLTESLADACGSHGIPMPKVMVEPGRSLVGDAGVTVYRVGSIKENIGGRTYAAVDGGMGDNPRVALYQAKYHAVVVNKADQEPEKLYTVVGKYCESGDVLINNIKLPRLEPGDLLAVFSTGAYNYVMASNYNAVPRLPLIAVYKGTSDILVERECYEDLVRLHRIPARWSD; the protein is encoded by the coding sequence TTGAATTTCTGGACAGAACATATTAATCAGGCCGGACACCTTGTGATCGGAGGCTGCGACTTAGTCGATTTGGCTTCCCAGTATGGAACTCCATTTTATCTTTTAGATGAAGAAAGACTAGTCAGCAATATTAATCGATATAAACAGGCTTTCAGCAAACTGCCTAACTGCGAGATTATCTATGCCGGTAAGGCATTATTAACGGTGGGTATCGCTAGATTTATGGCGAATCAAGGGCTTTCCCTTGACGTGGTCAGCGGCGGTGAGCTCTATATTGCTTTACAGGCCGGATTTCCGCCGGAACGGATTTATTTCCACGGGAATAATAAGTCCCCTGCCGAATTGGAGTCGGCACTTCAGGCAGGAGTTGGCAGAATCGTAGTTGATAATCTCTATGAGCTTGAGGTGTTATCAGGTTTAGCGGAAAAACTAGGCCGCAAGGCAGATATTCTGCTGCGGATTATCCCTGGTGTTGAAGCGCATACCCACACCTATATTCAAACCGGCCAGCTTGATTCTAAGTTTGGGATCAGCATCGCCCACAACCAAGCTGTAGATGCAGTCAAAAAAGCGGCTGCTGCGCCGAATTTGAATTTAAGGGGACTGCACTGCCACATCGGCTCGCAAATTTTTGAGTTGGAGAGCTATGCGAAGACTGTGGAGGTCATGGTTGGTTTAATGGCAGAAGCTGCGAAGCTTGGTATTAGACTTAGTGAACTGGATCTGGGCGGTGGTTTGGGCATTAAGTATGTGCCCGAGGATCATCCAGCGTCGGTCCAGGCCTTAGGCGATCTGCTGACAGAATCACTTGCTGACGCCTGCGGCAGCCATGGAATCCCCATGCCCAAGGTGATGGTTGAACCCGGCCGCTCATTAGTGGGGGATGCAGGTGTTACTGTCTACCGTGTTGGTTCCATTAAGGAAAATATCGGTGGTCGCACCTATGCAGCAGTTGATGGCGGCATGGGCGATAATCCCAGAGTCGCATTGTATCAGGCTAAGTACCACGCAGTGGTGGTCAACAAGGCTGATCAGGAGCCGGAGAAACTCTATACGGTTGTGGGAAAATACTGTGAATCCGGCGATGTCCTGATTAATAATATTAAATTGCCCCGTTTAGAACCTGGTGATCTGCTGGCTGTCTTTAGTACCGGAGCGTACAACTATGTCATGGCCAGTAATTATAACGCTGTTCCCCGGCTGCCTCTGATTGCTGTCTACAAAGGAACCAGCGATATTCTGGTGGAACGGGAATGCTATGAGGACTTAGTCAGACTGCATCGGATTCCCGCGCGGTGGTCGGACTAG
- the scpB gene encoding SMC-Scp complex subunit ScpB — MTLEESYRIIEGLIFAAPYPLTIKEISEIIAIDEKLTARLVEDIAEKYRNSGFILRNVAGGYQFVTRPELSEWIEKLGRKVIHTPLSAPALETLAIIAYQQPVTRAEIEKIRGVRADSAINTLLERELIAEVGRKDGPGRPLLFGTTEKFLLEFNLKSLDDLPRRSEFPQLASTDE; from the coding sequence GTGACTTTAGAAGAGTCCTACAGGATTATAGAAGGGCTGATTTTTGCTGCCCCTTATCCGCTAACCATAAAAGAAATTAGTGAGATTATAGCAATAGATGAGAAACTCACAGCCAGATTGGTTGAGGATATCGCTGAGAAGTACCGGAACTCTGGATTTATATTGAGGAATGTGGCGGGAGGATATCAATTCGTCACCCGTCCTGAGCTGAGCGAGTGGATTGAGAAACTTGGGCGGAAAGTGATCCACACACCCTTATCAGCTCCCGCTTTAGAAACACTGGCAATTATAGCTTATCAACAGCCGGTCACCCGAGCTGAAATTGAAAAGATCAGGGGAGTGCGGGCGGACAGCGCCATCAATACTCTGTTGGAGCGGGAACTAATTGCTGAAGTTGGACGGAAAGACGGGCCGGGTCGGCCGCTCTTGTTTGGAACGACCGAGAAGTTTTTGCTGGAGTTTAATCTAAAATCATTAGATGATCTGCCGCGCCGCTCTGAGTTTCCGCAGCTTGCAAGCACTGATGAATAA
- a CDS encoding spore germination protein: protein MAVPVEKNLKQNLEYLKEKLGIGITFDIIVREICIGERDAALIFIDGFVKDRETSAIMKSLMDVPRGQLGVNGIEKILTRYLPYFEVDTTDDLEEGIDQLLAGPMLMLVDGLTSAVVIDVREYPVRGVEEPDLERVTRGSHEGFVETAIFNTNLVRRRIRDPKLRFEAMQVGQRSKTDVFIGYIADIADAGLVKEVKKRISHIKRDALPMGGKNLEEYILGTSINPLPVTRYTERPDVAAAHMYEGHVCIFVDTSPFAMIVPVTAWHFTQHAEEYFQNPPVGTYLRWVRTMGIILSMLLIPVWYALVHTPNLPDWLSWLGPTEESVVPLWFQFVILEMGLDMIRIALVHTPNALATSLGIVGAILLGDLAVTVGIFVPETILYIAVVAIGTFGTPSLEFAWALRLFRFLILFSTFLFHWIGFGISILVTFLIFGLTKSFGLPYLWPLVPFNGPALLRIIFRYPIPNITMRPKAIAKDKDRDVRSK from the coding sequence ATGGCGGTACCAGTTGAAAAAAACTTGAAGCAGAATTTGGAGTATTTAAAGGAAAAGCTGGGTATTGGCATCACATTTGATATTATTGTACGGGAAATTTGTATCGGTGAGCGTGATGCCGCGCTGATATTTATCGATGGGTTTGTTAAAGACCGGGAAACTTCTGCGATCATGAAATCCCTCATGGATGTACCGCGGGGGCAGTTAGGGGTTAACGGGATAGAAAAGATTCTTACCCGCTATCTCCCCTATTTTGAGGTGGATACAACTGATGATTTGGAGGAGGGGATCGACCAGCTGTTGGCCGGTCCGATGCTGATGCTGGTGGATGGTTTGACCAGCGCTGTGGTTATTGATGTGCGGGAGTATCCGGTCAGAGGAGTAGAAGAACCTGATTTGGAGCGGGTTACCCGCGGCTCTCATGAAGGATTTGTGGAAACAGCAATCTTCAATACCAATCTGGTGCGCCGCCGGATTCGCGATCCTAAACTGCGTTTTGAAGCAATGCAGGTAGGTCAGCGTTCCAAAACTGACGTTTTTATCGGCTACATTGCAGATATAGCTGATGCGGGTTTAGTAAAAGAGGTTAAAAAGAGAATTTCCCACATCAAACGGGATGCGCTGCCCATGGGAGGTAAGAACCTAGAGGAGTATATTCTCGGCACATCAATTAATCCTCTGCCGGTAACCCGCTACACAGAGCGACCGGACGTTGCCGCTGCCCATATGTATGAAGGTCATGTCTGCATCTTTGTTGATACGTCACCTTTTGCGATGATAGTGCCGGTAACAGCCTGGCATTTTACCCAACACGCTGAGGAATACTTTCAAAACCCTCCGGTAGGAACTTATCTGCGGTGGGTTAGAACCATGGGTATTATTTTGTCTATGCTGCTGATCCCGGTATGGTACGCGCTAGTTCATACTCCAAATCTGCCGGATTGGCTGAGCTGGTTGGGTCCAACCGAAGAAAGTGTGGTGCCGCTGTGGTTTCAGTTTGTTATTCTGGAGATGGGCTTGGATATGATTCGAATCGCCTTAGTCCATACCCCCAATGCGCTGGCAACCTCTCTTGGTATTGTAGGGGCAATTCTTTTGGGAGATTTGGCAGTTACGGTAGGGATTTTTGTTCCGGAAACGATTCTTTATATCGCGGTTGTAGCGATCGGTACTTTCGGCACCCCCAGCCTCGAGTTTGCCTGGGCACTGCGGCTGTTTCGCTTTCTGATTTTGTTCAGCACATTCCTGTTTCACTGGATTGGATTCGGGATAAGTATTTTAGTCACATTTTTAATTTTTGGGCTGACAAAATCGTTTGGACTGCCGTACTTGTGGCCTCTGGTTCCCTTTAATGGACCGGCCTTGCTGCGGATTATTTTCCGCTATCCAATACCGAATATCACTATGCGCCCGAAAGCAATTGCTAAAGACAAAGATCGCGATGTCCGCAGTAAATAA
- a CDS encoding CoA protein activase produces MKITVPHMGNVYIAVEALLNELGHDFIIPPQSSKRTLTLGTKYSPETVCLPLKLGIGNFLEAVELGADTILMVGGRGPCRLGYYAALQEEILSDLGKQVDFIVLDHPKEDFAKLKSQVLPLIKKRGIRALLRGLVLAWEKLVAVEKLERTSHYVRPRESEPRITSRLLEKILQDLRDANTITGIRRVCRQGCEALLDAADKTKNVRLKIGIVGEIYTILDHFSNLDLEERLGHLGSEVYRTVSLVRWLKNHVILSSLGLYSNKPLINQARGYLHASVGGHGLDSVAQTVKLAEQKFDGIVHILPFTCMPEIIAQSILPRVAADYQTPVLSLVVDEHTGEAGFQTRLEAFVDLLARHAKRAEGGQELGKPLSLSRR; encoded by the coding sequence GTGAAAATCACTGTTCCGCACATGGGTAATGTCTATATTGCGGTTGAAGCACTGCTAAACGAACTTGGCCATGATTTTATTATTCCGCCTCAAAGCAGCAAGCGGACGCTTACTTTGGGAACGAAATACAGCCCGGAAACAGTTTGTCTGCCCCTTAAACTTGGGATCGGAAACTTCCTGGAAGCAGTTGAGCTGGGAGCAGATACAATCCTGATGGTAGGAGGCAGAGGACCCTGCCGCCTCGGGTACTATGCAGCGCTGCAGGAAGAAATCCTGAGTGATTTGGGCAAACAGGTTGATTTTATTGTGCTTGATCATCCTAAAGAGGATTTTGCAAAACTGAAGTCCCAAGTGCTGCCTTTAATTAAAAAGAGGGGCATTAGGGCACTTTTAAGGGGCCTCGTTCTTGCTTGGGAAAAGTTAGTCGCAGTAGAAAAGCTCGAACGCACCTCTCACTATGTTCGCCCGCGGGAATCAGAACCCAGAATTACCAGTAGGCTGTTGGAGAAGATTTTGCAGGACTTGCGCGATGCAAATACTATAACTGGGATCCGGCGAGTGTGCCGGCAGGGATGTGAAGCTCTGCTTGACGCAGCTGACAAGACCAAAAATGTGCGGCTTAAAATCGGCATTGTAGGTGAAATTTACACTATTCTCGACCATTTTTCGAACCTAGACTTAGAAGAACGTTTAGGTCATCTGGGATCTGAAGTATACCGCACTGTCAGTTTGGTCAGGTGGCTGAAGAACCATGTGATCCTATCGTCCTTAGGCTTATACAGCAATAAACCGCTGATTAACCAAGCCCGGGGTTATCTGCACGCATCGGTAGGCGGCCACGGCTTAGATTCTGTGGCTCAGACTGTGAAACTAGCTGAGCAAAAATTCGATGGGATTGTTCATATTCTGCCGTTTACCTGTATGCCTGAAATTATTGCCCAATCGATTCTGCCTCGTGTAGCAGCTGATTATCAGACTCCGGTACTGTCACTGGTTGTGGATGAGCACACCGGGGAAGCTGGATTTCAAACGAGGTTGGAGGCCTTTGTGGATCTATTGGCCAGACATGCCAAACGGGCAGAAGGGGGACAGGAACTTGGAAAACCACTCAGTTTATCTCGGCGTTGA
- a CDS encoding segregation/condensation protein A — MGYLVKLEVFEGPFDLLLNLIDQAEIDIMDIPIAQITEDYLGYLRRMQELDLVVSGDFLVMAATLLQIKAKMLLPKKPKLDENDTDDEEDPRDQLVMQLLEYKFYKEAAEILKNRAEQITVFPRVYPEPSEQKPPVFANPVGDADARTLANMFAQVLSALEESKKVSYVKRGLSVAECIGNIRLTLLKQESVSFSDLLVHRDRAFIVVTFLAVLELVRMREINAVQKHDFGDIRLIRR; from the coding sequence ATGGGATATTTAGTTAAGCTGGAAGTGTTTGAAGGTCCGTTCGACCTGCTTTTGAATCTGATCGATCAAGCTGAGATCGACATTATGGATATTCCCATTGCTCAGATTACCGAGGATTACTTAGGCTATCTGCGCCGAATGCAGGAGCTTGATTTGGTTGTGAGCGGCGATTTTTTGGTGATGGCAGCAACTCTGCTGCAGATTAAGGCGAAGATGCTGCTGCCGAAAAAACCAAAACTTGATGAGAATGATACTGATGATGAAGAGGATCCCCGCGATCAGCTGGTAATGCAGCTGTTAGAGTACAAGTTCTATAAAGAAGCTGCCGAAATTCTTAAAAACCGGGCTGAGCAGATTACTGTTTTTCCACGGGTGTATCCTGAACCTAGTGAGCAGAAACCACCAGTTTTTGCTAATCCTGTTGGAGATGCTGATGCTCGAACTCTGGCTAATATGTTTGCGCAGGTTTTGAGCGCTTTAGAAGAAAGCAAAAAGGTATCGTATGTCAAACGGGGACTGAGTGTAGCTGAATGTATTGGCAATATCCGCTTAACGCTCCTTAAGCAGGAGAGTGTTTCATTTAGCGATTTGCTGGTGCACAGAGATCGGGCTTTTATTGTAGTGACATTCTTGGCGGTATTGGAATTAGTGCGCATGCGGGAGATTAACGCAGTGCAGAAGCATGATTTTGGTGATATCCGGTTGATTAGGAGGTAA